In a single window of the Caulobacter soli genome:
- a CDS encoding [protein-PII] uridylyltransferase yields MPRRLRPTPLEHVVDGHALRARLSAAALDLIGDEAGQRARAIEILKQALFRGRMIAKERLENGAGGLETARLLSGVTDEVITALYDFTTVHVFRARNPTEGERLCLLAVGGYGRRTLAPFSDIDLLFLRPYKQTPHAESVIEFMLYALWDLGFKVGHASRTIEECVRLSKEDFTIRTTILEARRLTGDERLGVELKRRFQDDVMKGTGAQFVAAKLKERDDRQARAGASRYMVEPNVKEGKGGLRDLHTLMWIAEYLHPVDRPEDVFKLEVFDRREAKGFIRAFDFLHAVRAHLHFATGRPEERLTFDLQPEIARRMGYGDRGDAPAVERFMRRYFLVAKEVGALTRAFSAKLEAEHFKHEPKGISRFLPGGGKPKRKALDVAGFYEDGGRLNIDGPQVFEADPVNLIRLFRTADERDLDLHPDAFTAVTRNLHLITSKVRRDRQATQAFLDLLARGKRSYRTLTLMNDAGVLGRFIPEFGRIVAQMQFNMYHSYTVDEHTLRAVGLIGDMAAGRLVDDHPLAVSIMPLIEDREALFLAMLLHDTGKGGVGGQEKAGARSARSACERLGVDRLKVELVAWLVENHLVMSDFAQKRDVADPGTVAAFARIVENPERLRLLLVITVADIRAVGPGVWNGWKGQLLRELYNATEAVFRGGRGSDAAASVQRHQEAAAEAAREALVQADPAAKGWAQAMEAAYFGAFSQDDLKAHAELARRAAIQGGAAAEGRVPAGANAAEIVIAAKDRRGLFADLALAISSLGGNVVGARVFTSRQGQALDVFHVQDVTGAALGCENPRALRRLADALEAAGRGEPIAVEPRRGAELSRTAAFSIAPTVVVDNEASNEATVVEASGRDRPGLLQALARTLADNGLSIQSAHIDGYGERAVDAFYVQTSEGGKVADAKKVTALKADLLAALEQNEAGAPNTRPGLKRARASVAR; encoded by the coding sequence ATGCCCCGCCGTCTTCGCCCTACCCCCCTGGAACATGTCGTCGACGGCCACGCCCTGCGCGCCCGCCTGTCGGCCGCCGCCCTGGACCTGATCGGCGACGAGGCCGGCCAGCGGGCCCGGGCCATCGAAATCCTGAAACAGGCGCTGTTTCGCGGCCGGATGATCGCCAAGGAGCGGCTGGAGAACGGGGCCGGGGGTCTGGAGACCGCCCGCCTGCTCAGCGGCGTCACCGACGAGGTGATCACCGCCCTCTACGACTTCACCACCGTCCATGTGTTCCGGGCCCGCAACCCGACCGAGGGCGAGCGCCTGTGCCTGCTGGCGGTGGGCGGCTACGGCCGCCGCACCCTGGCGCCGTTCAGCGACATCGATCTGCTGTTCCTGCGGCCCTACAAGCAGACGCCGCACGCCGAGAGCGTGATCGAGTTCATGCTCTATGCGCTGTGGGACCTGGGCTTCAAGGTCGGCCACGCCTCGCGCACCATCGAGGAGTGCGTCCGCCTTTCCAAGGAAGACTTCACGATCCGCACGACGATCCTGGAGGCCCGCCGGCTGACCGGCGACGAACGCCTGGGCGTCGAACTGAAAAGGCGCTTCCAGGACGACGTGATGAAGGGCACTGGCGCCCAGTTCGTGGCCGCCAAGCTCAAGGAACGCGACGACCGCCAGGCCCGGGCTGGGGCCAGCCGCTACATGGTCGAGCCGAACGTCAAGGAGGGCAAGGGCGGGCTGCGCGACCTGCACACCCTGATGTGGATCGCCGAATATCTGCACCCGGTCGACCGGCCGGAAGACGTGTTCAAGCTGGAGGTGTTCGACCGGCGCGAGGCCAAGGGCTTCATCCGCGCCTTCGACTTCCTGCACGCCGTGCGCGCCCACCTACACTTCGCCACCGGACGCCCGGAAGAGCGCCTGACCTTCGACCTGCAGCCCGAGATCGCCCGCCGCATGGGCTATGGCGACCGGGGCGACGCCCCGGCCGTGGAGCGCTTCATGCGCCGCTACTTCCTGGTGGCCAAGGAGGTCGGGGCCCTGACCCGCGCCTTCTCGGCCAAGCTGGAGGCCGAGCACTTCAAGCACGAGCCCAAGGGCATCTCCCGCTTCCTGCCCGGCGGCGGCAAGCCCAAGCGCAAGGCGCTGGACGTGGCCGGCTTCTATGAGGACGGCGGCCGGCTGAACATCGACGGCCCGCAGGTGTTCGAGGCCGATCCGGTCAACCTGATCCGCCTGTTCAGGACCGCCGACGAACGGGACCTGGATCTGCATCCCGACGCCTTCACGGCGGTGACCCGCAACCTGCACCTGATCACGTCGAAGGTCCGCCGCGACCGCCAGGCGACCCAGGCGTTCCTGGACCTGCTGGCCCGGGGCAAGCGGTCCTACCGCACCCTGACCCTGATGAACGACGCCGGGGTGCTGGGCCGGTTCATTCCCGAGTTCGGCCGCATCGTCGCCCAGATGCAGTTCAACATGTACCACTCCTACACGGTGGACGAGCACACCCTGCGGGCTGTGGGCCTGATCGGCGACATGGCCGCCGGCCGGCTGGTCGACGACCATCCGCTGGCCGTCTCGATCATGCCGCTGATCGAGGACCGCGAAGCCCTGTTCCTGGCCATGCTGCTGCACGACACCGGCAAGGGCGGGGTGGGCGGCCAGGAGAAGGCCGGAGCCCGCAGCGCCCGCAGCGCTTGCGAGCGCCTGGGCGTCGACCGCCTGAAGGTCGAGCTGGTGGCCTGGCTGGTCGAGAACCATCTCGTCATGAGCGACTTCGCCCAGAAGCGCGACGTGGCCGATCCCGGCACCGTGGCCGCCTTCGCCCGCATCGTCGAGAACCCCGAGCGCCTGCGCCTGCTGCTGGTCATCACCGTCGCCGACATCCGCGCCGTGGGGCCGGGCGTGTGGAACGGCTGGAAGGGCCAGCTGCTGCGCGAGCTCTACAACGCTACCGAGGCCGTGTTCCGGGGCGGGCGCGGCAGCGACGCCGCCGCCAGCGTCCAGCGCCATCAGGAAGCCGCCGCCGAGGCCGCCCGCGAGGCCCTGGTCCAGGCCGACCCCGCCGCCAAGGGCTGGGCCCAGGCCATGGAGGCCGCCTATTTCGGCGCCTTCTCGCAGGATGACCTGAAGGCCCACGCCGAACTGGCCCGCCGCGCGGCGATCCAGGGCGGGGCCGCCGCCGAGGGCCGGGTGCCGGCCGGCGCCAACGCCGCCGAGATCGTCATCGCCGCCAAGGACCGTCGCGGCCTGTTCGCGGATCTCGCCCTGGCCATCTCTTCCCTGGGCGGCAACGTCGTCGGGGCCCGGGTCTTCACCTCGCGCCAGGGCCAGGCCCTGGACGTGTTCCATGTGCAGGACGTGACCGGCGCGGCCCTGGGCTGCGAGAACCCCCGCGCCCTGCGCCGCCTGGCCGACGCCCTGGAGGCCGCCGGTCGCGGCGAGCCGATCGCGGTCGAGCCCCGGCGCGGCGCGGAGCTGTCACGCACGGCGGCCTTCTCGATCGCTCCCACCGTGGTGGTCGACAACGAGGCCTCCAACGAAGCCACCGTGGTCGAGGCCTCGGGCCGCGACCGGCCGGGCCTGCTGCAGGCCTTGGCCCGAACCCTGGCCGACAACGGCCTGTCCATCCAGTCGGCCCACATCGACGGCTACGGCGAGCGGGCGGTCGACGCCTTCTACGTCCAGACGTCCGAGGGCGGGAAGGTCGCCGACGCCAAGAAGGTCACGGCGCTGAAGGCCGACCTGCTGGCGGCGCTTGAGCAGAACGAGGCCGGGGCGCCGAATACGCGGCCGGGCCTGAAGCGGGCGCGGGCGAGCGTGGCGCGGTAG
- the murJ gene encoding murein biosynthesis integral membrane protein MurJ, whose translation MTDIAPPEQAPPPIEPAAPPAKKAGGLLKSSMIYSGLTLVSRFMGFARDLAVSYRMGASATPAADAYNAALAFPNLFRRFFAEGAFAAAFVPAYAKSLQTDGEEVADILAADAMATLAAATIIITVVCQLAMPWLMMLISPGFGWGTEKYKLAVLLTQITMPYLPCMAIVAHLSGVLNARDRFVLSAGAPILLNLATLIFILPQTTAVGAATWGSVGVIVAGVAQAALLTWGVNKSGAKVHWRLPRLTPEVRALIGKAIPGALAASATQVNIFISGNLASHVAGGRTWLATADRLYQLPLGLVGVAIGVALLPRLSRAVHSGDHDDAQTAMDQAITLAMALTIPAAAALVSMPGFLSDALYTRGQFTSFDASQTASALFFYGLGTPAFVLQQLYSRAFFARGDTKSPMRFALISVAVNVVFGVVLFNLVGVKGIAAATAIASWLNVGQMAWGLSRKGHYSPSLATWSRVARILAASVAMGLALAAASHWRPLIEAPLRELGLRGHTVGAKEFALLLTVLVGGALYPPLVFLFGGVTPAELKGVLRRGKA comes from the coding sequence GTGACCGACATCGCGCCCCCCGAACAAGCCCCGCCCCCCATCGAGCCTGCAGCGCCCCCCGCCAAGAAGGCGGGCGGCCTGCTGAAGTCGTCGATGATCTATTCCGGCCTGACCCTGGTCAGCCGGTTCATGGGGTTCGCCCGCGACCTGGCGGTCTCGTACCGCATGGGGGCCAGCGCCACCCCGGCCGCCGACGCCTATAACGCCGCCCTGGCCTTCCCCAACCTGTTCCGCCGGTTCTTCGCCGAGGGCGCCTTCGCCGCGGCCTTCGTGCCCGCCTACGCCAAGTCGCTGCAGACCGACGGCGAGGAGGTGGCCGATATCCTGGCCGCCGACGCCATGGCCACCCTGGCGGCGGCGACCATCATCATCACCGTGGTCTGCCAGCTGGCCATGCCCTGGCTGATGATGCTGATCAGCCCCGGCTTCGGCTGGGGCACCGAGAAGTACAAGCTGGCGGTGCTGCTGACCCAGATCACCATGCCCTACCTGCCCTGCATGGCCATCGTCGCCCACCTGTCGGGCGTTCTGAACGCCCGCGACCGCTTCGTGCTGTCGGCCGGGGCGCCGATCCTGCTGAACCTGGCCACCCTGATCTTCATCCTGCCGCAGACCACCGCCGTGGGCGCGGCGACCTGGGGTTCGGTGGGAGTGATCGTGGCCGGCGTCGCCCAGGCGGCCCTGCTGACCTGGGGCGTCAACAAGTCCGGCGCCAAGGTCCACTGGCGGCTGCCGCGCCTGACGCCGGAAGTCCGGGCCCTGATCGGCAAGGCCATTCCCGGCGCCCTGGCGGCCAGCGCCACCCAGGTCAACATCTTCATCTCCGGCAACCTGGCCAGCCACGTGGCCGGCGGCCGCACCTGGCTGGCCACGGCCGATCGCCTCTACCAGCTGCCGCTGGGCCTGGTGGGGGTGGCGATCGGCGTGGCTCTGTTGCCGCGCCTGTCGCGCGCCGTGCACTCGGGCGACCACGACGACGCCCAGACCGCCATGGACCAGGCCATCACCCTGGCCATGGCCCTGACCATTCCGGCCGCCGCGGCCCTGGTCTCGATGCCGGGCTTCCTGTCGGACGCCCTCTACACGCGCGGCCAGTTCACCAGTTTCGACGCCAGTCAGACGGCCTCGGCCCTGTTCTTCTACGGCCTGGGCACGCCGGCCTTCGTGCTGCAGCAGCTCTATTCGCGAGCCTTCTTCGCGCGGGGCGACACCAAGAGCCCGATGCGGTTCGCCCTGATCTCCGTGGCGGTCAACGTCGTGTTCGGCGTCGTCCTGTTCAACCTGGTCGGGGTCAAGGGCATCGCCGCGGCGACCGCCATCGCCTCGTGGCTGAACGTCGGCCAGATGGCCTGGGGCCTGTCGCGCAAGGGCCATTACAGCCCGTCCCTGGCCACCTGGTCGCGGGTGGCGCGGATCCTGGCGGCCAGCGTCGCCATGGGCCTGGCCCTGGCGGCGGCGTCGCACTGGCGGCCGCTGATCGAGGCGCCGCTGCGCGAGCTGGGCCTGCGCGGCCATACCGTCGGCGCCAAGGAGTTCGCCCTGCTGCTGACCGTTCTGGTCGGCGGGGCGCTGTATCCGCCGCTGGTCTTCCTGTTCGGCGGCGTGACCCCGGCGGAACTGAAGGGCGTGCTGCGGCGGGGCAAGGCGTAA
- the trpS gene encoding tryptophan--tRNA ligase, which produces MTDHTPVPYAGPTRVLSGVQPSGALHLGNYLGALVKFARLQHEMDTFIFVADLHAITVWQEPEALAQQTREIAAAYLAAGLDPAKATIFPQSAVREHSELAWIFQCVARLGWLDRMTQFKEKSGKHKERSSVGLYTYPVLQAADILVYKATHVPVGEDQKQHLELTRDIAGKFNHDFGVQGFFPQPEPLIQGPGARIMSLRDGSAKMSKSDPSDYSRINLTDDADAIATKVKKARTDPEPLPETLEELATRAEADNLVGIFAALAGRTKAEVLAEYAGKGFGTFKPALADLAVEKLAPVGETMRRFLADPTEIDRILKAGAERASEVAAPTVAEVKKLVGFWGA; this is translated from the coding sequence ATGACCGACCACACCCCCGTCCCCTATGCGGGCCCGACCCGCGTGCTCTCCGGCGTCCAGCCGTCCGGCGCCCTGCACTTGGGCAACTATCTCGGCGCCCTGGTGAAGTTCGCCCGGCTGCAGCACGAGATGGACACCTTCATCTTCGTGGCCGACCTGCACGCGATCACCGTGTGGCAGGAGCCGGAAGCCCTGGCCCAGCAGACCCGCGAGATCGCCGCCGCCTATCTGGCCGCCGGCCTCGACCCGGCCAAGGCCACCATCTTCCCGCAGTCGGCGGTGCGCGAGCATTCCGAACTGGCCTGGATCTTCCAGTGCGTGGCGCGCCTTGGCTGGCTGGACCGGATGACCCAGTTCAAGGAAAAGAGCGGCAAGCACAAGGAGCGCTCCAGCGTGGGCCTCTACACCTATCCGGTGCTGCAGGCCGCCGACATCCTGGTCTACAAGGCCACCCACGTGCCGGTCGGCGAAGACCAGAAGCAGCACCTGGAGCTGACCCGCGACATCGCCGGCAAGTTCAACCACGACTTCGGCGTCCAGGGCTTTTTCCCCCAGCCCGAGCCGCTGATCCAGGGGCCGGGCGCGCGGATCATGAGCTTGCGCGACGGCTCGGCCAAGATGAGCAAGTCCGACCCGTCGGACTACAGCCGCATCAACCTGACCGACGACGCCGACGCTATCGCCACCAAGGTCAAGAAGGCCCGCACCGACCCGGAACCGCTGCCCGAGACCCTGGAAGAACTGGCGACCCGGGCCGAGGCCGACAACCTGGTCGGCATCTTCGCGGCGCTGGCGGGCCGGACCAAGGCCGAGGTGCTGGCCGAGTACGCCGGCAAGGGGTTCGGGACCTTCAAGCCGGCCCTGGCCGATCTGGCGGTCGAGAAACTGGCCCCGGTCGGCGAGACCATGCGTCGCTTCCTGGCGGATCCGACCGAGATCGACCGGATCCTGAAGGCCGGCGCCGAGCGGGCGTCCGAAGTCGCCGCGCCGACGGTGGCCGAGGTGAAGAAGCTGGTGGGGTTCTGGGGGGCGTAG
- a CDS encoding DUF3800 domain-containing protein: protein MHVLFLDESGTPPRPQDQRPSYFVVGGIIIPETSWHRMRDGLMGIKIRRGIRGEIKWRYFAPANNDAKNPMRGLAQDVRDEIRTEIYRLMSSETAVKTLACVSCREAAYAMPSINTQDDLYHGTFKPVTERFEYHLSDLSKVTGRREFGIVVGDHRGPGDDKRLRGYHEKLLHSASGFTTNYKHLIEGLFIHPSNLSVGIQLADMVAGAVWRKYERGDDKYYQLLKPSLRTNAQGDEAGYGIIKFPKATFI, encoded by the coding sequence ATGCATGTGCTCTTCCTAGACGAGTCGGGTACTCCGCCCCGACCCCAAGACCAGCGCCCTTCCTACTTTGTAGTAGGCGGGATTATAATTCCTGAGACGTCTTGGCATCGTATGCGAGACGGACTCATGGGGATCAAAATTCGTCGTGGAATTAGGGGTGAGATAAAATGGCGTTACTTTGCGCCAGCTAACAATGACGCCAAAAATCCAATGCGCGGCCTGGCGCAGGATGTTCGCGACGAAATCAGGACAGAAATCTATCGACTGATGTCATCCGAGACAGCGGTTAAGACACTAGCGTGTGTCTCATGCCGGGAGGCCGCCTATGCGATGCCCTCGATTAACACGCAGGACGATCTCTATCATGGGACATTTAAGCCCGTGACCGAGCGTTTCGAATACCATCTCAGCGACCTAAGCAAAGTTACCGGTCGCCGGGAATTTGGGATCGTCGTCGGTGACCACCGAGGTCCGGGTGATGACAAAAGGTTGCGCGGCTACCACGAAAAGCTTCTGCATTCCGCGTCCGGATTTACAACGAACTACAAGCACCTAATCGAGGGGCTATTTATCCACCCGTCAAACCTTAGCGTTGGGATCCAACTCGCAGATATGGTCGCAGGTGCCGTCTGGAGAAAATACGAGCGCGGTGACGACAAGTATTACCAACTTCTTAAGCCAAGCCTTCGTACAAACGCGCAAGGTGATGAGGCCGGATACGGAATTATAAAGTTTCCGAAGGCCACGTTTATCTGA
- a CDS encoding cytochrome P450 — protein MSDGAIDLSSDAPKDASRDAARAKAYAMPLEQIDVADPALFQADAHWPYFERLRAEDPVHYCESSEHGPYWSITRYADIMTVDTTHQVFSSDSSFGGITIRNFDEDFVLPMFIAMDPPKHDIQRKTVSPIVSPVNLAMLEGTIRERVGGILDGLPIGETFDWVDKVSIELTTQMLATLFDFPWEERRKLTRWSDVTTAVPGAGIVDSEDQRRAELLECLAYFTELWNQRVNSTEPGNDLISMLAHGEATRNMPPFEYLGNILLLIVGGNDTTRNSITGGLLALSQNPAEEAKLRADPSLIPNMVSEIIRWQTPLAYMRRTAIEDFELSGKTIKKGDKVVMWYVSGNRDETAIDNPNAFLIDRPQARRHLSFGFGIHRCVGNRLAELQLKIIWEEILKRFPKIEVMGEPKRVYSSFVKGYESLPVRIPARL, from the coding sequence ATGAGCGACGGAGCCATCGATCTTTCGAGTGACGCCCCCAAGGACGCTTCAAGGGACGCGGCGAGAGCCAAGGCCTATGCCATGCCCCTTGAGCAGATCGACGTCGCCGATCCCGCCCTGTTCCAGGCCGACGCCCACTGGCCCTATTTCGAGCGGCTGCGGGCCGAGGACCCGGTGCATTACTGCGAAAGCAGCGAGCACGGACCCTATTGGTCGATCACCCGCTACGCCGACATCATGACCGTCGACACCACGCATCAGGTGTTCTCGTCGGACTCCAGCTTCGGCGGCATCACGATCCGCAACTTCGACGAGGACTTCGTCCTGCCGATGTTCATCGCCATGGATCCGCCCAAGCACGACATCCAGCGCAAGACCGTCAGCCCGATCGTCTCGCCAGTGAACCTGGCCATGCTGGAGGGCACGATCCGCGAGCGGGTCGGCGGCATTCTCGACGGCCTGCCGATCGGCGAGACCTTCGACTGGGTCGACAAGGTGTCGATCGAGCTGACCACCCAGATGCTGGCCACCCTGTTCGACTTCCCCTGGGAGGAGCGCCGCAAGCTGACCCGCTGGTCCGACGTCACCACCGCCGTGCCGGGCGCCGGCATCGTCGACAGCGAGGACCAGCGCCGAGCCGAGCTGCTGGAGTGCCTGGCCTATTTCACCGAGCTGTGGAACCAGCGGGTCAATTCCACCGAGCCGGGCAACGACCTGATCTCGATGCTGGCCCACGGCGAGGCGACGCGGAACATGCCGCCGTTCGAATATCTGGGGAACATCCTGCTGCTGATCGTCGGCGGCAATGACACGACCCGCAACTCGATCACCGGCGGCCTGCTGGCCCTGTCCCAGAACCCGGCCGAAGAGGCCAAGCTGCGCGCCGACCCGTCGCTGATCCCCAACATGGTTTCGGAGATCATCCGCTGGCAGACGCCGCTGGCCTATATGCGCCGCACCGCGATCGAGGACTTCGAGCTGTCGGGCAAGACCATCAAGAAAGGCGACAAGGTCGTGATGTGGTACGTCTCGGGCAATCGCGACGAGACGGCGATCGACAACCCCAACGCCTTCCTGATCGACCGCCCCCAGGCCCGCCGCCACCTGTCGTTCGGCTTCGGCATCCACCGCTGCGTCGGCAACCGCCTGGCCGAACTGCAGCTGAAGATCATCTGGGAAGAGATCCTCAAGCGCTTCCCGAAGATCGAGGTGATGGGCGAACCCAAGCGCGTCTATTCGAGCTTCGTGAAGGGCTATGAGAGCCTGCCGGTAAGGATTCCGGCGCGGCTATGA
- a CDS encoding NifU family protein: protein MFIQTETTPNPEVLKFLPGREVLGEGAREFKTMEEGDASPLAEALFRLGDVNRVFFGPDFVTVTKAEGAEWPHLKAPILAAIMDHFTSGRPLLLDATESGHDEDGVYDEESSQIVAEIKDLLDTRIRPAVAQDGGDIVFSKFEPATGVVWLHMRGACSGCPSSSATLKAGVENMLKHYVPEVTRVEQTL from the coding sequence ATGTTCATCCAGACCGAAACCACGCCCAATCCCGAGGTCCTGAAGTTCCTGCCCGGCCGCGAAGTGCTGGGCGAGGGCGCGAGGGAGTTCAAGACGATGGAGGAGGGCGACGCCTCGCCCCTCGCCGAAGCCCTGTTCCGGCTGGGCGACGTCAACCGCGTGTTCTTCGGTCCGGACTTCGTGACGGTGACCAAGGCCGAGGGCGCCGAGTGGCCGCACCTGAAGGCGCCGATCCTGGCCGCCATCATGGACCACTTCACCAGTGGCCGGCCTCTGCTGCTGGACGCGACCGAAAGCGGTCATGACGAAGACGGCGTCTATGACGAGGAAAGCTCGCAGATCGTCGCCGAGATCAAGGACCTGCTCGACACTCGCATCCGTCCGGCCGTGGCCCAGGACGGCGGCGACATCGTGTTCTCCAAGTTCGAGCCGGCCACTGGCGTGGTGTGGCTGCACATGCGCGGCGCCTGCTCGGGTTGCCCGTCCTCGTCGGCGACCCTGAAGGCCGGCGTCGAGAACATGCTCAAGCACTATGTGCCGGAAGTGACCCGGGTCGAGCAGACGCTCTAG
- a CDS encoding malonic semialdehyde reductase has translation MAKLADTALAQLFTEARTRNGWSDQPIPEPVLRELYDLVKFGPTAANTTPARFIFVQSDEAKAKLAALSSGSNGAKILKAPVTVIVGYDLDFPETLDKLFPNAPGAKTWFGDPVAKEVGALRNSSLQGGYFILAARALGLDVGPMSGFDNAGVDAAFFAGTNIKSNFIASIGYGTEEGLFPRNPRLDFEEAAKIV, from the coding sequence ATGGCCAAGCTCGCCGACACGGCTCTCGCCCAACTGTTCACCGAAGCCCGCACCCGCAACGGCTGGAGCGACCAGCCCATTCCCGAACCGGTGCTGCGCGAGCTGTACGACCTGGTGAAGTTCGGCCCGACCGCCGCCAACACCACCCCGGCGCGCTTCATCTTCGTGCAGAGCGACGAAGCCAAGGCCAAGCTGGCCGCCCTGTCGTCGGGCTCGAACGGCGCCAAGATTCTCAAGGCGCCGGTCACGGTGATCGTGGGCTACGACCTGGATTTCCCCGAGACCCTCGACAAGCTGTTCCCCAACGCGCCGGGCGCCAAGACCTGGTTCGGCGACCCCGTGGCCAAGGAAGTCGGCGCGCTGCGCAACAGCTCGCTGCAGGGCGGCTATTTCATCCTGGCCGCGCGGGCCCTGGGCCTGGACGTCGGGCCGATGTCGGGCTTCGACAACGCCGGCGTCGACGCCGCGTTCTTCGCCGGGACCAACATCAAGTCCAACTTCATCGCCTCGATCGGCTACGGCACCGAAGAAGGCCTGTTCCCGCGCAACCCGCGCCTGGACTTCGAGGAAGCCGCGAAGATCGTCTGA
- a CDS encoding DUF1131 family protein: MTSRLALIAAPLLLLAACGPAKQPGAAKPPAAEAPAKSGPVAIAVTPYIGGPLNIRADGVGPITGETAFDAATIKALFPKAVVKSAFIHTGEGPPGPILTVDQDNVPLLEIGKDAEGGIGEIRMAGGPVQGPKGEALLAKWADLGFDIAQCRAGEGRTVNQTVCVRPEAPTVSYVFGVPGWTQGGLPPVEVLKAKGQLNEFVWRPAEKAAVGAA, translated from the coding sequence ATGACCTCGCGCCTCGCCCTGATCGCCGCTCCGCTGCTGCTGCTCGCCGCCTGCGGCCCCGCCAAGCAACCCGGCGCCGCCAAGCCGCCGGCCGCCGAAGCCCCCGCCAAGTCCGGCCCGGTCGCCATCGCGGTCACGCCCTATATCGGCGGACCGCTGAACATTCGCGCCGACGGCGTGGGCCCGATCACCGGCGAGACGGCCTTTGATGCGGCCACGATCAAGGCCCTGTTCCCCAAGGCGGTGGTCAAGAGCGCCTTCATCCACACCGGCGAGGGCCCGCCCGGCCCGATCCTGACCGTCGACCAGGACAACGTCCCGCTGCTGGAGATCGGCAAGGACGCCGAGGGCGGCATCGGCGAGATCCGAATGGCCGGCGGGCCCGTGCAGGGCCCCAAGGGCGAAGCCCTTCTGGCGAAGTGGGCCGATCTGGGCTTCGACATCGCCCAGTGCCGGGCCGGTGAGGGCCGAACCGTCAACCAGACCGTCTGCGTGCGCCCCGAGGCGCCGACCGTGTCCTATGTGTTCGGCGTGCCGGGCTGGACCCAGGGCGGCCTGCCGCCGGTCGAGGTGCTGAAGGCCAAGGGGCAGCTGAACGAATTCGTCTGGCGTCCGGCCGAGAAGGCCGCGGTCGGCGCGGCCTGA
- a CDS encoding DUF1131 domain-containing protein has translation MFRRLILAAPLLVLVACGPADKPQGGKSSAPAAAPVPAVVTRQDASGAVDRFTPYEGGPLALDEFSVGPLMAQTDFSLDAVKPRFPKADVKTAFLHQGPGEPTPILTVEQGGGVIEIQGNPGTTKIGDIRVTGGAPQGPRGETLMMKWADAGMDYPRCWMGKDRDVHAVICTQPGEPVLRYVFGVPGWTQDTMPPEAVLREKGFLREFFWRGGAPTQ, from the coding sequence ATGTTTCGACGCCTGATCCTCGCCGCGCCTCTGCTGGTCCTGGTCGCCTGCGGCCCGGCCGACAAGCCGCAGGGCGGCAAGAGCTCCGCGCCCGCCGCGGCGCCGGTTCCGGCCGTGGTGACGCGCCAGGACGCGTCCGGCGCGGTCGACCGCTTCACGCCCTACGAGGGCGGCCCGCTGGCCCTGGACGAGTTTTCGGTCGGCCCGTTGATGGCCCAGACCGACTTCTCGCTCGACGCCGTCAAGCCGCGCTTTCCCAAGGCGGACGTCAAGACGGCCTTCCTGCACCAGGGCCCGGGCGAGCCGACGCCGATCCTCACGGTCGAACAGGGCGGCGGCGTGATCGAGATCCAGGGCAATCCCGGCACGACCAAGATTGGCGATATCCGCGTCACCGGCGGCGCGCCCCAAGGGCCGCGCGGCGAGACCCTGATGATGAAATGGGCGGACGCCGGCATGGACTATCCGCGCTGCTGGATGGGCAAGGACCGTGACGTCCACGCCGTGATCTGCACACAGCCCGGCGAGCCGGTGCTGCGCTACGTGTTCGGCGTTCCCGGCTGGACCCAGGACACGATGCCGCCCGAGGCGGTGCTGCGGGAAAAGGGTTTCCTGCGCGAGTTCTTCTGGCGCGGCGGGGCGCCGACCCAATGA